A window from Purpureocillium takamizusanense chromosome 3, complete sequence encodes these proteins:
- a CDS encoding uncharacterized protein (SECRETED:SignalP(1-18~SECRETED:cutsite=ALA-QS~SECRETED:prob=0.5592)~EggNog:ENOG503NYQZ) has translation MLRHALIASCGLALGALAQSGGNGSSSSSNSSCAARTLHLTDPPYENYFYSDCNVDAQAVVTSPLPDSNLSIIGPRLIVAWPAGDSGICTFFQPQDGKNGTLAIALVNSTLGTPLGPVHRNASRNPIVGVEGVVSFNDTAELSLAILGSVRTIRDFTEGPSLLTPSIQNANRIAKFNGTGAQISRLWLDNVTTTTLTITPWRNNDTEVRTTNSTVRFGAGYYRFSASFNYPQLKQLQPAQILNNKSQSLIKSKPDQVTALSFFSYTDKLLAGGWRFLTYFGRDTMIAALLLQPVLSTGNGTAMEAVIGAALERINRTDGSVCHEETIGDYATFLNKQKNMTSTAAGFTYPMIDTDYFLPILMQRYFNSTPGRVRPLLNTRAGSVAVQNSNLTWRDLSYATARKIMNLTAAFETNQTVDNLVHLKDGEVVGQWRDSTYGLANGRIPFDVNTALVPAALYAIAKLAATPGVYPNNTITRDWASLAFARARIWEDSTLPLFEFNRTVDNATTLLQQYTRQNTFYKGPTHADALTRYSSNGTIVDYGLAINSSDSPDIIPITHTDTAFRHFLLNSTDDVQLTAFVNASANAVLRPFPAGLTTPVGAVVANPALSGEEVLTANFTNSAYHGTVVWSWQLALMARGFEVQLDRCPASNASTSTGGNGTSGNTTTTGGGNGTTSSVPAFCSDKSVYGALKAAYNRLWDVIDANKDQLQSEVWSWTYSMSNATNSSIAANGTLSNGTAGTGYKFSPLGVLPPPPGVSGGTESNIRQLWSLTFLAVQRNSKFH, from the coding sequence ATGTTACGACACGCCCTGATTGCCTCGTGCGGCCTCGCGTTGGGCGCTCTCGCTcagagcggcggcaacggcagtagcagcagtagcaacTCGTCTTGCGCTGCGCGTACGCTACACCTCACCGACCCGCCATACGAAAACTACTTCTACTCGGACTGCAATGTCGACGCTCAGGCCGTGGTGACGAGCCCGCTGCCCGACAGCAACCTCAGCATCATCGGCCCGcgcctcatcgtcgcctggcccgccggcgacagcggcatcTGCACCTTCTTCCAGCCGCAGGACGGCAAGAACGGCACCCtggccatcgccctcgtcaacTCGACGCTGGGGACGCCGCTGGGCCCGGTGCACCGCAACGCGTCGCGGAACCCCatcgtgggcgtcgagggcgtcgtgtcCTTCAACGACACGGCCGAGCTCTCGCTGGCCATCCTCGGCAGCGTGCGCACCATCCGCGACTTCACCGAGGGCCCCAGCCTGCTCACCCCCTCGATCCAGAACGCGAACCGCATTGCAAAGTTCAACGGAACGGGGGCGCAGATCTCGCGCCTGTGGCTCGACAAtgtcacgacgacgacgctgaccaTCACCCCCTGGCGCAACAACGATACCGAAGTGCGCACCACCAACTCCACGGTgcgcttcggcgccggctaTTACCGCTTCTCCGCCTCCTTCAACTACCCGCAGCTGAAGCAGCTCCAGCCTGCGCAGATTCTCAACAATAAGTCGCAGTCGCTCATCAAGAGCAAGCCGGACCAGGTCACCGCCCTGTCCTTCTTCTCTTACACGGACAAGCttctcgccggcggctggcgctTTCTGACGTACTTTGGCCGCGACACCATGATCGCGGCTCTCTTGCTCCAACCCGTACTCAGCACCGGCAATGGAACCGCCATGGAggccgtcatcggcgccgccctcgagcgcatCAACCGCACCGACGGCTCCGTCTGTCACGAGGAGACGATTGGCGACTACGCCACCTTCCTCAACAAGCAAAAGAACATGACATCTACGGCCGCGGGATTCACGTACCCCATGATCGACACCGACTACTTCCTCCCCATCCTCATGCAGCGCTACTTCAACAGTACGCCGGGTCGCGTCCGGCCGCTGCTCAAcacgcgcgcgggcagcgtcgccgtgcaGAACAGTAACCTCACGTGGCGGGACCTGAGCTATGCCACGGCGCGCAAGATTATGAAcctgacggcggcgtttgAGACGAACCAGACGGTGGACAATTTGGTGCATctcaaggacggcgaggttgtCGGGCAGTGGCGCGACTCCACGTACGGCCTCGCCAACGGCCGCATCCCCTTCGATGTCAACACGGCGCTCGTGCCTGCTGCGCTCTACGCCATCGCCAAACTCGCGGCCACGCCGGGCGTGTACcccaacaacaccatcaccCGCGActgggcgtcgctggcctTTGCCCGCGCCCGGATCTGGGAGGACAGCACACTTCCCCTGTTCGAGTTCAACCGCACCGTCGACAATGCCACGACGCTGCTCCAGCAGTACACGCGGCAAAACACCTTTTACAAGGGGCCGacgcacgccgacgcccttACACGGTACTCGTCCAACGGCACCATCGTCGACTacggcctcgccatcaacAGCAGCGACTCGCCCGACATCATTCCCATCACGCACACCGATACGGCGTTCCGCCACTTCCTGTTGAACTCAACCGACGACGTGCAACTGACGGCCTTTGTCAACGCCTCGGCCAACGCCGTTCTGCGCCCCTTCCCCGCAGGGCTGACGACCCCcgtgggcgccgtcgtcgccaacccgGCCCTGTCAGGCGAAGAGGTTCTGACAGCCAACTTCACCAACTCGGCGTATCACGGCACCGTCGTGTGGAGCTGGCAACTCGCGCTTATGGCCCGGGGCTTCGAGGTGCAGCTCGACCGATGCCCCGCATCCAACGCGAGCACTTCGACCGGGGGCAACGGCACGTCTGGAAACACCACGACGACCGGCGGTGGTAACGGCACCACCAGCTCGGTGCCAGCCTTCTGCAGCGACAAGAGCGTCTACGgcgcgctcaaggccgcgTACAACCGGCTCTGGGACGTCATCGACGCCAACAAGGACCAGCTGCAATCCGAGGTCTGGAGCTGGACGTACTCGATGTCCAACgccaccaacagcagcatcgccgccaacggaACGCTCTCCAATGGTACGGCCGGCACCGGGTACAAGTTCTCCCCGCTGGGCgtgctgccaccaccgccgggcGTAAGTGGCGGGACGGAGAGCAACATCCGGCAGCTTTGGAGCCTGACCTTTTTGGCGGTACAGAGGAACAGCAAGTTTCATTGA
- a CDS encoding uncharacterized protein (EggNog:ENOG503Q48B~COG:Q) → MQASPTQTPTDMARTKGKRVSRACLSCRLRKTRCDLDADGKTGIPPCKRCVEHQLECVLAKSRRGGRRIKGVRGSLPPIKSVPQQPSINTPSSDGGQSAGLGAERPDAAVAQSRGSSEHTALRQQQQDRKQQRHLENWPSPHSGPHWREGSPASTVPEENEEESRQDSDGLEGHIASTDLLNPSDALDLLAQVADLEPGRQASSGRDAGNPTAPVHGATSPASYFPPITDGILTWSEASYLVKRYHDKFHPFFPVANSSIFDGRPPAEWAEKEPYLLTAILTVASKDDPSWYRVYEACSRYMETLVSRLIYSGSNNVGSVEALLILAEWTPQRPQDNSTIGCGQEDHGAWMLVGMAIRLGYLQRLEQTALLPEGGIQSVDASRKRIAWAACYMCDRQVSIRLGKGFWSRGPIPSINWRAADFPSLQAQALGPDNLALLFQAQLELIQLFSNAHDILYSSSAHRKQLYLGGEYIRYIDDFASVLRKWKLSWANCTFTPPVKASMVLSFEFLRLYINAFAFQATLNRAVARASQRPSGMKAQSVGTLFSDVAGNPDARFIYESIDAANSLLSILNSFIDPVAGLKCMPLKYCLYVIYAAVFLFKARLAGAISGENDGGVRRAIQGTISQLQKSSNNPHSLGRRYATSLRLLWRKSSSKQGKGRRESLREPPTPVQDMRPDDVQADKALELDPLNGFSWRDLDSLGQYIASNSALSMTDGMLTSPEFDWEHSSSGLDDLAMRPQFDNVWSGHDIIF, encoded by the exons ATGCAAGCATCACCGACGCAGACGCCGACCGACATGGCCCGCACAAAGGGCAAGCGCGTATCTCGGGCGTGCCTATCATGCCGCCTGCGCAAGACGCGCTGCGATCT cgacgccgacggcaagacaGGCATCCCGCCCTGCAAGCGCTGCGTCGAGCACCAGCTTGAGTGCGTGTTGGCCaagtcgcggcgcggcggccgacgcaTCAAAGGCGTCCGCGGCAGCCTGCCTCCCATCAAGAGCGTGCCTCAGCAGCCTAGCATCAACACGCCGTCATCGGACGGCGGCCAGAGCGCTGGGCTTGGCGCGGAGCGTCCTGACGCTGCAGTCGCACAGTCCCGCGGCAGCTCTGAGCACACGGCGttgcggcagcagcagcaggaccggaagcagcagcggcatctCGAAAATTGGCCGTCACCACACTCAGGTCCTCACTGGCGGGAaggctcgcccgcctccaccgtGCCTGAAGAGAACGAGGAGGAGTCGAGGCAGGACTCAGACGGGCTCGAAGGCCACATCGCCTCGACCGACCTGCTCAACCCGTCCGACGCCCTGGATCTGCTCGCCCAGGTCGCTGACCTTGAGCCTGGCCGGCAAGCCAGCTCGGGCCGCGACGCTGGAAACCCTACTGCCCCTGTCCACGGTGCCACCAGCCCCGCCTCCTACTTTCCGCCGATAACCGACGGGATACTGACCTGGTCTGAGGCTTCGTACCTCGTCAAGCG CTATCATGACAAGTTCCATCCCTTCTTTCCTGTCGCCAACAGCAGTATCTTTGATGGCAGACCGCCAGCGGAATGGGCGGAAAAGGAACCGTATCTGCTAACGGCCATCCTGACTGTCGCCTCCAAGGATGACCCATCGTGGTATCGCGTCTACGAGGCGTGCTCGCGGTACATGGAAACGCTCGTGTCACGGCTCATCTACTCGGGCTCCAATAATGTCGGGTCCGTTGAGGCGCTGCTGATCCTGGCCGAGTGgacgccgcagcggccgcaggACAACTCGACCATCGGGTGCGGCCAGGAGGACCACGGCGCTTGGATGCTGGTTGGCATGGCCATCCGCCTGGGATATCTGCAGCGACTGGAGCAGACAGCGCTGCTCCCGGAGGGAGGCATCCAGTCTGTCGATGCGAGCCGTAAGCGCATTGCATGGGCCG CGTGCTATATGTGCGATCGCCAAGTCTCGATTCGCCTGGGCAAGGGCTTTTGGTCGCGCGGGCCCATCCCGTCCATCAACTGGCGTGCTGCCGACTTTCCGTCCCTGCAAGCCCAGGCTCTTGGGCCGGACAACCTGGCGCTGCTGTTCCAGGCCCAGCTCGAGCTCATCCAGCTATTTAGCAACGCACACGATATTTTGTActcatcgtcggcgcacAGAAAGCAGCTGTACCTGGGCGGAGAGTACATCAGATACATT GACGACTTTGCTTCGGTGCTTCGCAAGTGGAAGCTGTCATGGGCCAACTGCACCT TCACACCGCCAGTCAAGGCGTCCATGGTGCTGTCATTTGAGTTTCTCCGTCTGTACATCAACGCATTTGCCTTTCAAGCGACGCTGAACCGTGCAGTTGCGCGGGCGAGTCAACGCCCATCGGGAATGAAGGCACAGAGCGTTGGGACGCTGTTCTCTGATGTTGCCGGCAACCCGGACGCGCGGTTCATCTACGAGTCCATCGACGCGGCCAACTCCCTGCTCAGCATCCTCAATAGCTTCATTGATCCGGTGGCTGGACTCAAGTGTATGCCGCTCAAGTACTGTCTCTACGTCATCTACGCGGCAGTATTCCTCTTCAAG GCAAGGTTGGCCGGTGCTATTAGCGGCGAAAACGATGGAGGTGTAAGGCGGGCCATCCAGGGAACCATCTCACAGCTGCAAAAGTCCTCCAACAACCCCCATAGTCTTGGCAGGCGGTATGCCACGTCGCTGCGGCTACTGTGGCGCAAGTCGTCGAGCAAGCAGGGCAAGGGGCGGAGGGAATCGCTGCgggagccgccgacgccggtgCAGGACATGCGACCTGACGACGTGCAGGCCGATAaggcgctggagctggaccCACTCAACGGCTTCTCATGGCGGGACCTGGACTCGCTCGGGCAATACATCGCGAGCAACTCGGCGCTTAGCATGACGGATGGGATGCTGACGAGCCCCGAGTTTGACTGGGAGCACAGCAGCTCGGGCCTAGACGACctggcgatgcggccgcAGTTTGACAATGTGTGGTCGGGACATGACATTATCTTCTGA